From Sphingobium sp. RAC03, a single genomic window includes:
- a CDS encoding TonB-dependent receptor translates to MSYRAKLKMGLLSATIISGAAFATPVLAQEPQAAAEAESDVIVVTGTRRSTTLMETPINISAIGAAELASERLDDVRDLGAFTPGITVTDTGPRGAATIVMRGLSADDSGATGANYDNAIGTYLGEIPLYLDFKFIDIERIETLLGPQGTLYGLGTLAGAIRYIPNRPDPTQFSGEVHGRVYDVAHSKGVGYVGDATINIPIVKDVLAFRSATGYYYDPGFIDYPYLVATPGVSIAQPGPASNPLGTQAQQDANFAGRKDLNFEKTFTTRNQLGLSVPDFNAYLTYAYQKTKTDGAQATTDGILGEGKYESAKRFAEPSTRRSTLISLEMEAQLGDVFQAVWASAYTKTKNNTVGDVTDLLLDLDYDYELFPAFAGFTTNDNSRTQFNQEIRLVSTHGGPFSWVVGGFYNSMKFKSDSIERLPGFAEFAASPTGSEIYGGFYDGLIRPDGAEYVSFTRSKTEEQAVFGELSFKPIEQWQITAGGRYFKYDTSITGGSDTPMTRSGRRRMPYPSLTVDPSRVRSGQASDDGFVWKFNTSFNFTPDLMAYATYSKGYRIGGVNRVVPCIQPLPPGQNLCALPNELTFGPDKVNNLELGVRAQLFDRRLSTSVSVFQVKWDGIQLASQTVNGAIGITANGGKAKSQGVDFSFNARITDQFTVRGNYSYLDAKLTQDVPDLLSTADGFASLESGDRLPGSARHSGAASAVYTVPMGENDLRLNWTATYTGSILTRPGARGGGERLPDYMMHRAAATYSTDVWEVSLFANNIFDKYAITGVSNDLTRRGQINDGIIYRGYAQSVAQPRTIGIESRVKF, encoded by the coding sequence ATGTCGTATCGCGCAAAACTCAAAATGGGGCTGCTGTCCGCCACCATCATATCGGGCGCCGCCTTCGCCACGCCGGTCCTGGCACAGGAGCCGCAGGCCGCGGCCGAAGCAGAAAGCGACGTCATCGTCGTCACTGGCACCCGCCGCTCCACCACGCTGATGGAAACGCCGATCAATATTTCGGCGATCGGTGCGGCCGAACTGGCCAGCGAACGACTGGACGACGTGCGCGACCTGGGCGCTTTCACGCCGGGCATCACCGTCACCGACACCGGCCCGCGCGGCGCGGCCACCATCGTCATGCGCGGCCTGTCGGCCGATGACAGCGGCGCGACCGGGGCCAATTACGACAATGCGATCGGCACCTATCTGGGTGAAATTCCGCTCTATCTCGATTTCAAGTTCATCGATATCGAACGGATCGAAACGCTGTTGGGGCCGCAGGGCACGCTTTATGGCCTAGGCACGCTGGCGGGCGCGATCCGCTATATTCCCAACCGGCCCGATCCAACGCAGTTCAGCGGCGAAGTCCATGGCCGCGTTTATGATGTCGCGCACAGCAAGGGTGTGGGCTATGTCGGCGATGCCACGATCAACATACCGATCGTCAAGGACGTCTTGGCCTTCCGCTCGGCGACAGGCTATTATTATGACCCCGGCTTCATCGACTACCCCTATCTGGTCGCGACGCCGGGCGTGTCCATCGCCCAGCCGGGTCCGGCCAGCAATCCGCTGGGCACACAGGCGCAGCAAGACGCCAATTTCGCGGGCCGCAAGGATCTGAACTTCGAAAAGACGTTCACGACCCGCAATCAGCTCGGCCTCTCGGTGCCCGACTTCAATGCCTATCTGACCTATGCCTATCAGAAGACCAAGACGGATGGCGCGCAGGCGACCACCGACGGGATTTTGGGCGAAGGCAAATATGAATCCGCCAAGCGCTTTGCAGAACCTTCCACCCGCCGATCGACGCTGATCAGCCTGGAAATGGAAGCGCAGCTGGGCGATGTGTTCCAGGCGGTCTGGGCATCGGCCTATACCAAGACGAAGAACAACACGGTCGGCGATGTCACCGACCTGCTGCTCGACCTCGACTATGATTATGAACTCTTCCCGGCATTTGCTGGCTTTACCACCAACGACAACAGCCGCACGCAGTTCAACCAGGAAATTCGCCTGGTTTCGACCCATGGCGGACCGTTCAGCTGGGTTGTCGGTGGCTTCTACAACAGCATGAAGTTCAAGTCGGACAGCATCGAGCGCCTGCCTGGTTTCGCCGAATTCGCGGCATCGCCCACCGGCAGCGAAATCTATGGCGGCTTCTACGATGGCCTGATCCGTCCCGACGGTGCGGAATATGTCTCCTTCACCCGGTCCAAGACCGAAGAGCAGGCAGTGTTCGGCGAGCTGAGCTTCAAGCCGATCGAGCAGTGGCAGATCACGGCGGGCGGCCGTTATTTCAAATATGACACGTCGATCACGGGTGGTTCGGACACGCCGATGACGCGATCGGGCCGTCGCCGGATGCCCTATCCCAGCCTTACCGTCGATCCGTCGCGCGTGCGCAGCGGGCAGGCCAGCGACGATGGCTTTGTCTGGAAGTTCAACACCTCGTTCAACTTCACGCCCGACCTCATGGCCTATGCCACCTACAGCAAGGGTTATCGGATCGGCGGTGTGAACCGTGTCGTGCCGTGCATCCAGCCGCTTCCTCCCGGCCAGAATCTCTGCGCCCTGCCTAATGAGCTGACCTTCGGGCCGGACAAGGTGAATAATCTGGAACTGGGCGTGCGCGCGCAATTGTTCGATCGCCGCCTCAGCACCAGCGTCTCCGTCTTCCAGGTCAAGTGGGACGGCATTCAATTGGCCAGCCAGACGGTCAATGGTGCCATCGGCATCACGGCCAATGGCGGCAAGGCCAAGTCGCAGGGCGTCGATTTCAGCTTCAATGCGCGCATCACGGACCAGTTCACCGTTCGCGGCAACTATTCCTATCTGGATGCCAAGCTGACGCAGGATGTGCCGGATCTTCTATCGACCGCAGACGGTTTCGCCAGCCTGGAATCGGGTGATCGCTTGCCTGGCTCGGCCAGACATTCGGGTGCGGCGTCCGCCGTCTATACCGTCCCGATGGGGGAGAATGATCTGCGCCTGAACTGGACCGCGACCTATACCGGCAGCATCCTGACCCGTCCGGGCGCACGGGGCGGCGGCGAACGCCTGCCTGACTATATGATGCACCGAGCGGCCGCGACCTACAGTACGGACGTCTGGGAAGTCAGCCTGTTCGCCAACAACATCTTCGACAAATATGCGATCACCGGCGTTTCCAACGACCTGACCCGCCGTGGCCAGATCAATGACGGGATCATCTATCGCGGCTATGCGCAATCGGTCGCGCAACCGCGCACGATCGGCATCGAAAGCCGGGTGAAGTTCTAA
- a CDS encoding agmatinase family protein, whose amino-acid sequence MAGIAAIGAAVAGDLPLQMPNAGTPAPQMPAEDDMGRPKPLELPKDVEAKLAGVDKAKVDFLKSGVTGRYVEKDALFARIRTGKPEEISAYIDAMQALHAQVEFKAGRDVAAIPLDTRSPWFNAWKARRPNSMDPKRDVGPIELTRYVGGWGGGFATFAGAPVAMTPEDLKAGKVDVAIVGAPLDMGSGWRNAIDGPRAMRMTGGAAGNDMYSMINPNAALKIVDYGDIAIDQNSTERSVDHVRQMVAEIARTGAIPIVIGGDHSLEYPNVAAAADVHGKGNVGVIHFDSHYDIGRGRVHLLDHGQPVYRVINEGHVRASDYIQVGLRARGPDLETFGWMRNKGMKYHTMVEVEKWGWDKVMARALNEARGSTKKLWISFDVDVLDPAFMPGTGTPVPGGLTMREAQPIMRNLCAENDIAGIDIVEVAPYLDTSYKTALNSNFLLNACLAGIAMRKKGLKPGYLNPVSVDHGLDSYYGKKN is encoded by the coding sequence ATGGCCGGGATCGCAGCCATCGGGGCTGCGGTCGCGGGCGACCTGCCTTTGCAAATGCCCAATGCAGGAACACCCGCGCCGCAAATGCCGGCCGAAGATGATATGGGGCGGCCCAAGCCGCTCGAACTGCCCAAGGATGTCGAGGCCAAACTGGCAGGCGTCGACAAGGCGAAGGTCGATTTCCTCAAGAGCGGCGTGACCGGGCGCTATGTCGAAAAGGACGCGCTCTTCGCCCGCATTCGCACCGGCAAGCCCGAAGAAATCAGCGCCTATATCGACGCGATGCAGGCGCTGCATGCGCAGGTCGAGTTCAAGGCCGGGCGCGATGTCGCGGCGATCCCGCTCGACACCCGCTCGCCTTGGTTTAACGCCTGGAAAGCCCGGCGGCCGAACAGTATGGACCCCAAGCGGGACGTCGGGCCGATCGAACTGACGCGCTATGTCGGCGGCTGGGGCGGTGGCTTTGCGACTTTTGCGGGCGCGCCGGTGGCGATGACGCCGGAGGATTTGAAGGCGGGCAAGGTCGATGTCGCTATCGTCGGCGCACCGCTCGACATGGGGTCGGGCTGGCGCAATGCGATCGACGGGCCGCGCGCCATGCGCATGACCGGCGGCGCAGCGGGCAACGACATGTATTCGATGATCAACCCCAACGCCGCACTCAAGATCGTCGATTATGGCGATATCGCCATCGACCAGAACAGCACCGAACGCAGCGTCGATCATGTCCGCCAGATGGTGGCGGAGATCGCGCGCACCGGTGCGATCCCGATCGTGATCGGTGGCGACCATAGCCTCGAATATCCCAATGTCGCCGCTGCCGCCGATGTGCATGGCAAGGGCAATGTCGGCGTCATCCATTTCGACAGCCATTATGACATTGGCCGCGGCCGCGTTCATCTGCTCGACCATGGCCAGCCGGTCTATCGCGTCATCAACGAAGGCCATGTCCGCGCCAGCGACTATATCCAGGTGGGCCTGCGCGCGCGCGGGCCGGATCTGGAGACGTTCGGCTGGATGCGCAACAAGGGCATGAAATACCACACGATGGTCGAAGTCGAGAAATGGGGCTGGGACAAGGTGATGGCCCGCGCGCTCAACGAAGCACGCGGCAGCACCAAGAAATTGTGGATCAGCTTCGACGTGGACGTGCTGGACCCCGCCTTCATGCCTGGCACCGGCACACCGGTTCCCGGCGGCCTGACGATGCGGGAGGCGCAGCCGATCATGCGCAACCTGTGCGCGGAGAATGACATTGCCGGCATCGATATTGTCGAAGTCGCGCCCTATCTCGACACCAGCTACAAGACCGCGCTCAACAGCAATTTCCTGCTGAACGCCTGCCTGGCGGGGATCGCCATGCGCAAGAAGGGCTTAAAGCCCGGCTATCTCAACCCCGTCTCGGTCGATCACGGCCTCGACAGCTATTATGGGAAGAAGAACTGA
- a CDS encoding agmatinase family protein, producing the protein MARTPLLARCAVAALAIATLCGPAHAQASDPLATLSPEKKAFLSDPVVLTRFGLTAEKLQTALAGRSAADVDAYATALMAVVEDSKFKAGRDPSEIALNPQARGWNAGTTVRPKLFDKLKRDDGPFSLKRYQFQKGGIPTFADAPVAIRKEDLVAGKVEVAFVGVPLDFSSGWRDAKHAPMALRGMDGLVGADADGGIDPGLILSIADYGDLTPDYMAPDRGLDHIRAMIAEMASVGTIPFIVGGDHTVMFPDVAAMVDTYGAGKVALVQFDAHADADLNDAHMISDTQTLTRLMEQNLLRGSDVTLVGLRGRGADVATQKRLTDSGVRILSTAAVTERGWQAVTNDILSGLKSGPENIFISFDMSVLDPGDAPASGRPVPGGISMREAIPMVRQLCAQTKVVGFDLLDAAPILDPTYVSRMSANYILHACLSGIAMRKTGMSVQTAKR; encoded by the coding sequence ATGGCACGCACCCCCTTGCTGGCGCGGTGCGCCGTCGCTGCCCTGGCGATCGCAACCCTGTGCGGTCCGGCCCATGCGCAGGCCAGCGACCCGCTCGCCACCTTGTCGCCCGAAAAGAAGGCCTTTCTGTCCGACCCCGTGGTGCTTACGCGCTTTGGCCTGACGGCGGAGAAACTCCAGACTGCGCTCGCCGGGCGCAGCGCCGCCGATGTCGATGCCTATGCCACCGCGCTGATGGCGGTGGTCGAGGACAGCAAGTTCAAAGCCGGGCGCGACCCGTCGGAAATCGCCCTCAACCCGCAGGCGCGCGGATGGAATGCGGGCACCACCGTTCGCCCCAAACTGTTCGACAAATTGAAGCGTGACGATGGGCCGTTCAGCCTGAAACGCTATCAGTTCCAGAAGGGCGGTATCCCGACCTTCGCCGACGCCCCCGTCGCGATCCGCAAGGAGGATCTGGTCGCGGGCAAGGTGGAGGTCGCCTTCGTCGGCGTGCCGCTCGATTTCTCGTCGGGTTGGCGCGATGCCAAACATGCGCCGATGGCGCTGCGTGGCATGGACGGATTGGTCGGGGCGGATGCCGATGGCGGGATCGATCCTGGCCTCATCCTGTCGATCGCGGACTATGGCGACCTGACGCCCGACTATATGGCGCCTGATCGGGGGCTGGATCATATCCGCGCGATGATCGCTGAGATGGCAAGCGTAGGCACGATCCCCTTCATCGTCGGCGGCGACCATACGGTCATGTTCCCCGACGTCGCGGCGATGGTCGACACCTATGGCGCGGGCAAGGTCGCGCTGGTGCAGTTCGATGCCCATGCCGACGCGGACCTGAATGACGCGCATATGATTTCCGACACGCAGACGCTGACCCGGCTGATGGAACAGAATCTGTTGCGCGGCAGCGACGTGACGCTGGTGGGCTTGCGCGGGCGCGGCGCGGATGTCGCCACGCAAAAGCGATTGACCGACAGCGGCGTGCGCATCCTGTCCACCGCCGCCGTGACGGAGCGCGGCTGGCAGGCGGTGACCAACGATATCCTCTCCGGCCTCAAAAGCGGGCCGGAAAACATCTTCATCTCGTTCGACATGAGCGTGCTTGATCCGGGCGATGCGCCCGCGTCCGGGCGACCGGTGCCGGGCGGCATTTCCATGCGGGAAGCGATCCCAATGGTGCGTCAGCTCTGCGCCCAGACAAAGGTGGTCGGCTTCGACCTGCTCGACGCCGCGCCGATCCTGGACCCGACCTATGTCAGCCGGATGAGCGCCAATTACATCTTGCATGCCTGCCTGTCGGGCATCGCGATGCGCAAGACGGGCATGTCGGTCCAGACCGCCAAGCGTTGA
- a CDS encoding agmatinase family protein, producing the protein MPSINAITGWSMAAAAAATSVLAGDAFDTPNPPPPIPQEDIMGEPKPVELPADVAAKLTGIAPEKVALIKQGRTGRYVEKDVLFDRIRTLPAAELVTYIDAIAALHEQVEYKEGRDAKTIPLDTRSAWFNAWKAKRPLVMDPKRDPGPMDLGRYIGGRRGGFATFAGAPVAMTPEDLRAGKVDVAIVGAPLDMGSGWRNAIDGPRALRMTGGAGGNDMYSMINPSSVLEIVDYGDIAIDQNSTERSVAHVREMVREIAQTGAIPIVIGGDHSLEYPNVAAAADVHGKGNVGVVHFDSHYDVGRNGVHWITHGSPVYRVLHEGHVRPQDYVQVGLRARGPDLETFGWMRNKGMKYHTMVEVEKWGWEKVMERALKEARTNTKKLWISFDVDVLDPAFMPGTGTPVPGGLTMREAQPIMRRLCAENDIAGIDIVEVAPYLDTSYKTALNSNYLLNACLAGIAMRKKGLPPGYFNPVSVEHGQDEYYGPKKKS; encoded by the coding sequence ATGCCGTCGATCAACGCCATAACCGGATGGAGCATGGCGGCGGCCGCTGCGGCGACCTCCGTGCTGGCGGGGGATGCGTTCGACACGCCCAACCCGCCACCGCCGATCCCGCAGGAAGATATTATGGGCGAGCCCAAGCCTGTGGAGCTTCCCGCCGATGTCGCGGCAAAGCTGACCGGCATTGCGCCGGAAAAGGTCGCGCTCATCAAGCAGGGGCGCACAGGGCGTTACGTCGAAAAGGACGTGCTGTTCGACCGCATCCGCACGCTGCCCGCCGCCGAACTGGTCACCTATATCGATGCGATCGCGGCGCTGCATGAGCAGGTCGAATATAAGGAAGGGCGCGACGCCAAGACAATTCCGCTCGACACCCGATCAGCCTGGTTCAATGCATGGAAGGCCAAGCGGCCGCTGGTGATGGACCCCAAGCGCGATCCGGGACCGATGGACCTGGGGCGCTATATCGGCGGGCGGCGCGGCGGCTTTGCGACCTTCGCGGGGGCGCCCGTCGCAATGACGCCCGAAGATCTGCGCGCAGGCAAGGTCGATGTCGCGATCGTCGGCGCACCGCTCGACATGGGTTCAGGCTGGCGCAACGCGATCGACGGGCCGCGCGCGCTGCGGATGACCGGCGGGGCGGGCGGCAACGATATGTATTCGATGATCAACCCCAGCTCGGTGCTGGAGATTGTCGATTATGGCGATATCGCGATCGACCAGAACAGCACGGAGCGATCGGTCGCCCATGTCCGCGAGATGGTGCGCGAAATCGCGCAGACAGGCGCGATCCCGATCGTCATCGGCGGCGATCATAGCCTGGAATATCCCAATGTCGCCGCCGCCGCCGATGTCCATGGCAAGGGCAATGTCGGCGTCGTCCATTTCGACAGCCATTATGATGTCGGCCGTAACGGCGTCCATTGGATCACCCATGGATCGCCGGTCTATCGCGTGCTGCATGAAGGCCATGTCCGCCCGCAGGATTATGTCCAGGTGGGGCTGCGCGCACGCGGGCCGGACCTCGAAACATTCGGGTGGATGCGCAATAAGGGCATGAAATACCACACGATGGTCGAAGTCGAGAAATGGGGCTGGGAAAAGGTGATGGAACGCGCGCTCAAGGAGGCGCGGACCAACACCAAGAAGCTGTGGATATCGTTCGATGTCGATGTGCTGGACCCCGCCTTCATGCCCGGCACCGGGACGCCGGTCCCCGGTGGCCTGACCATGCGCGAGGCGCAGCCGATCATGCGGCGGCTGTGCGCCGAGAATGACATTGCCGGCATCGATATCGTCGAAGTCGCGCCCTATCTCGACACCAGCTACAAGACCGCGCTCAACAGCAATTATCTGCTGAACGCCTGTCTGGCGGGCATTGCGATGCGCAAGAAAGGCCTGCCGCCCGGCTATTTCAACCCGGTGTCGGTCGAACATGGCCAGGACGAATATTACGGGCCGAAGAAGAAAAGCTGA
- the peaA gene encoding quinohemoprotein amine dehydrogenase subunit alpha, producing the protein MKRTTVSKFGLLALFSASVVFAQADGGPDGVAMKESDPGIPVTDPLVQEKCGACHALDAKGNMSRISWVRTTPEGWAQVIKRMVRLNGLPITPEESRAVVKSLSASHGLAPQEALPVMYLAEKRTIDETNIPNETMRGACAVCHSFAQPLSWRRSKTEWKSLQDLHVAMYSQADAQYRRPAEDSEQPEGRDPKDKMLRGEYALGYMAKAAPLHTPEWAAWRSRQSVPRLAGEWLVVASAPGQGRFVGAFSVKPGKSADEFVTSSTLKSLTDGSTVSRSGAGIVYAGYSWRGSSKGAAAAGKPDDLASAARETMWFAPDQQSAQGRWYWGDYQEFGLDVKLIRATAAPAVLAVVPGPVKVGTKGAQFRIIGHNMSVSLSASDIDLGAGVTATKIVSARPEELVVTADVAANAPSGQRDVAIGGAVLEKAYPVYSKIDYIKVTPETAVSRLGGIKFPKGYAQFEAIGFENGMDGKQGTADDIAVGPVDVTWSTQEFLAVYYDDDAKYVGALSPAALFTPNVEGPNPERRFGRNNYGDVWVVATAKSEKDKFGKPLSARAYMVVTVPAYQKWDQPEVSQ; encoded by the coding sequence GTGAAGCGGACAACGGTCTCGAAATTCGGCTTGCTGGCCCTGTTCTCCGCGTCGGTCGTCTTTGCCCAGGCGGATGGCGGGCCGGACGGCGTGGCGATGAAGGAAAGCGATCCGGGCATTCCGGTCACTGACCCGCTGGTTCAGGAGAAATGCGGCGCCTGCCACGCGCTCGATGCCAAGGGGAATATGTCGCGGATCAGCTGGGTGCGGACCACGCCCGAAGGCTGGGCGCAGGTGATCAAGCGGATGGTGCGCCTCAACGGCCTGCCGATCACACCCGAAGAATCCCGCGCCGTGGTCAAATCGCTGTCCGCCTCGCATGGCCTCGCACCGCAAGAGGCGTTGCCGGTCATGTATCTCGCCGAAAAGCGTACAATCGACGAAACCAACATCCCCAACGAAACGATGCGCGGCGCCTGCGCCGTCTGCCACAGCTTCGCCCAGCCGCTGTCCTGGCGTCGGTCCAAGACGGAATGGAAGTCGCTGCAGGATCTGCACGTCGCCATGTATTCGCAGGCGGATGCGCAATATCGCCGCCCGGCCGAGGATAGCGAACAGCCTGAGGGCCGTGACCCCAAAGACAAGATGCTGCGCGGCGAATATGCACTAGGTTACATGGCCAAGGCCGCGCCGCTGCACACGCCTGAGTGGGCCGCCTGGCGATCGCGCCAGAGCGTGCCGCGCCTGGCGGGCGAATGGCTGGTCGTGGCGTCCGCACCGGGGCAGGGGCGTTTCGTCGGCGCGTTCAGCGTCAAGCCGGGCAAGAGTGCCGACGAGTTCGTGACCAGCAGCACCCTCAAGTCGCTGACCGACGGCAGCACTGTGAGCCGCAGCGGCGCTGGCATCGTCTATGCCGGCTATAGCTGGCGCGGCTCATCCAAGGGCGCGGCCGCCGCAGGCAAGCCCGACGATCTCGCCAGCGCCGCGCGCGAAACCATGTGGTTCGCACCCGATCAGCAAAGCGCACAAGGTCGCTGGTATTGGGGCGATTATCAGGAGTTCGGGCTGGATGTGAAACTGATCCGCGCCACCGCCGCGCCCGCTGTGCTGGCGGTCGTGCCGGGGCCGGTCAAGGTCGGAACCAAGGGCGCGCAGTTCCGCATAATAGGCCATAACATGTCCGTTTCGCTGTCCGCTTCCGACATCGACCTGGGTGCTGGCGTCACCGCGACGAAGATCGTTTCGGCGAGGCCAGAGGAATTGGTCGTGACCGCCGATGTCGCCGCGAACGCGCCATCGGGGCAGCGGGACGTCGCGATCGGTGGCGCGGTGCTGGAAAAGGCCTATCCGGTCTACAGCAAGATCGACTATATCAAGGTGACACCCGAAACCGCCGTGTCGCGCCTCGGCGGGATCAAATTCCCCAAGGGCTATGCCCAGTTCGAGGCGATCGGCTTCGAAAACGGCATGGATGGCAAGCAGGGGACAGCGGATGACATTGCGGTCGGACCGGTCGATGTCACCTGGTCGACGCAGGAGTTCCTCGCCGTCTATTATGACGACGACGCCAAATATGTCGGCGCGCTCAGTCCCGCCGCTTTGTTCACCCCCAATGTCGAAGGGCCGAACCCCGAACGCCGCTTTGGTCGCAACAATTATGGCGACGTCTGGGTCGTCGCGACGGCCAAGAGCGAGAAGGACAAGTTCGGCAAGCCGCTCAGCGCGCGCGCCTATATGGTGGTGACCGTGCCCGCCTATCAAAAATGGGATCAACCGGAGGTGTCGCAATGA
- the peaB gene encoding quinohemoprotein amine dehydrogenase maturation protein has protein sequence MTVMQAPTYRRAEYHGFDAGGSDFVYLVSAGAIFEIDADVRAVLDRLDGQELTHAMLVRELVSEGRAQEEADGLVRELRQARLIHLGHGMPVAEVPQAPPADFPLQALVLNVTNQCNLACTYCYEFGADKIATPAGKPKYMTLDTAKASVDLLIAEAVGRKAVHITFFGGETLMNFKLLRDVVDYANAATAAAGKAITYSLTTNATLLTPEIVTFLSDNRVGVTVSMDGPPELQDKHRVYKNGKGSYAVIEPRLRTLIAHHKTRAITARVTLTEGVTDVVRIFRHLKDDLGFHEVGFAPVTTGEERAYSLDGNGMDSVLAQFNLLAEEWLEYALRGESHGFTNVSETISELISGVNKSHPCGAGLGLMGVSPSGDLSPCHRFTDADTHSMGHVSSGIDRAKQGEFLAKGHVEAKYDCQSCWARPLCAGGCHHEAFVRYGDTGHANLHYCDWIRQWTDTCLRIYGVLSVRNPGFLERFAERKGLS, from the coding sequence ATGACCGTGATGCAGGCACCAACCTATCGCCGGGCGGAATATCATGGCTTCGATGCTGGCGGCAGCGACTTTGTCTATCTGGTGAGCGCTGGCGCGATCTTCGAAATCGACGCAGATGTCCGCGCGGTGCTCGACCGGCTGGATGGGCAGGAACTCACCCACGCCATGCTGGTGCGCGAACTGGTGAGCGAAGGGCGGGCACAGGAGGAAGCCGACGGGCTGGTGCGCGAGTTGCGGCAGGCGCGGCTCATTCATCTCGGCCATGGGATGCCGGTCGCGGAAGTGCCGCAGGCACCGCCCGCCGACTTCCCGCTGCAGGCGCTGGTTCTCAACGTCACCAACCAGTGCAACCTCGCCTGCACCTATTGCTATGAATTCGGCGCGGACAAGATCGCGACGCCCGCGGGCAAGCCCAAATATATGACGCTGGACACGGCGAAGGCGTCGGTCGACCTACTGATCGCCGAGGCGGTCGGGCGCAAGGCGGTGCATATCACCTTCTTCGGCGGCGAAACGCTGATGAACTTCAAGCTGCTGCGCGATGTGGTGGACTATGCCAATGCAGCGACCGCAGCGGCGGGGAAAGCGATCACCTATAGCCTGACCACCAATGCGACGCTGCTGACGCCGGAGATCGTCACCTTCCTGTCCGACAACCGGGTCGGCGTGACCGTCAGCATGGACGGCCCGCCGGAATTGCAGGACAAGCATCGCGTCTATAAAAATGGCAAGGGCAGCTATGCGGTGATCGAACCGCGGCTACGCACGCTGATCGCGCATCACAAGACCCGCGCCATCACCGCGCGCGTGACGCTGACCGAGGGCGTGACAGACGTGGTCCGCATCTTCCGCCACCTGAAGGATGATCTGGGCTTCCACGAAGTCGGCTTCGCGCCAGTGACGACGGGGGAGGAACGCGCCTATTCGCTCGACGGCAACGGCATGGACAGCGTGTTGGCGCAGTTCAACCTGCTGGCCGAAGAATGGCTTGAATATGCCCTGCGCGGTGAGTCCCATGGCTTCACCAATGTCAGCGAAACGATCAGCGAGCTTATTTCGGGCGTCAACAAATCGCATCCCTGCGGCGCTGGGCTGGGCCTGATGGGGGTTAGCCCATCGGGCGACCTGTCACCCTGCCATCGCTTCACCGACGCCGACACGCATAGCATGGGCCATGTCTCCAGCGGCATCGACCGGGCCAAGCAAGGCGAGTTCCTGGCCAAGGGGCATGTCGAGGCGAAATATGATTGCCAAAGCTGCTGGGCGCGGCCGCTCTGCGCGGGCGGGTGCCATCATGAGGCGTTCGTGCGCTATGGCGACACGGGCCACGCCAACCTCCATTATTGCGACTGGATACGCCAGTGGACCGACACGTGCCTGCGCATTTACGGCGTGCTGTCGGTGCGTAATCCAGGCTTCCTCGAACGCTTTGCCGAAAGAAAGGGGCTGTCATGA
- the qhpC gene encoding quinohemoprotein amine dehydrogenase subunit gamma, whose amino-acid sequence MKHLRAINKKAQRIDEAVTQMEAAASPGADLEEDVVALQQAPRPHVPMGCSLSFSPGWEVDAGGGTAGLCQPVERDIYDCYVTCFWPVQVPDHVNYSPDWASNCATATKDWRSLDLVFP is encoded by the coding sequence ATGAAGCATCTTCGTGCCATCAATAAAAAGGCGCAGCGGATCGACGAGGCCGTGACGCAGATGGAGGCAGCGGCATCGCCCGGCGCCGATCTGGAGGAGGATGTCGTCGCCCTCCAGCAGGCCCCGCGCCCGCATGTGCCGATGGGCTGTTCGCTCTCCTTCTCGCCGGGCTGGGAAGTCGATGCGGGCGGCGGCACGGCGGGGCTTTGCCAGCCGGTCGAGCGCGACATTTACGACTGTTATGTCACCTGCTTCTGGCCGGTGCAGGTGCCCGACCATGTCAACTACTCCCCCGACTGGGCCAGCAACTGCGCCACCGCCACGAAGGACTGGCGCAGTCTCGATCTCGTTTTTCCATGA